A single genomic interval of Acidobacteriota bacterium harbors:
- the mfd gene encoding transcription-repair coupling factor has translation MDICFINKNKRFKNLLNLIESGERGLHISGLNSTAKSYVLAILQKELNRKILLIHPTAFSSEEYLKKIKPLSKLILNKEDETFVLPPSIINPYHEPATPWGNLSQRMKFFYAMQTDTISIGITPWIGILKPFLGLNDVRNLFIEIITGYEYDRETLIKKLKFFGYKEEDLTTLKEEFSWRGGILDVFSPWENYPFRIEFEDEIIRSVRYFDPSSQRSIKKIEEAIIPSFFEIPVDEDSVTKWIKLSNDYWGNASLKEKLEDKINILRKGEISSEFIFLFLILKEKFISPDVFFRDFLFVLDEKDQIEQEIEDHIKNVSLSIESAKKNRELVLPINYIFSFDFFKNIEKNGIFFEEISPGDNKFYFNFQTSPKYKGNIPIFIEDIKRGIRNDENYIFLIKSEYKSKRLHEAFEDYSIFNFIESSNSKSKLLILRNDLSEGFSFSEEKINILTENDLFGEIELHFRRSYIKPFTSSFRDIKIGNFIVHSEHGIGIFNGLKNVRVDSQIHELMEILYRDGDKLLLPLYRLDLIHLYKSGTSPVLDKLGGVTWERVKSRVKKAIKEMAVELLNLYAMRKTIKGHAYSGDSIWQREFEESFEFEETEDQERAIKEIKKDMEAIYPMDRLLCGDVGYGKTEVAIRAAFKAIMDGKQVVLLCPTTILAFQHYNTFKKRFTGYPVRIEMLSRLQKKSEQKKITDDLGKGLVDIVIGTHRLLSSDLKYKDLGLLIVDEEQRFGVSHKEKIKKLKTKIDVLTMTATPIPRTLNMTLMGMRDLSLIETPPKDRLSIQTIVTNFSKEVIYEAIKRELGRRGQVYFVHNRIENLNVIHSFLSRLVPEAKIAIMHGKMKGSQIEDIMMKFINHEYDILVSTTIIENGIDIPLVNTLIVNRADMFGLAQLYQLRGRVGRSDRQAYAYFLAPSMRAMNYVAKKRLRALQEFSELGSSFRLAAMDLEIRGAGNLLGERQHGHIGEVGFDYYIKLIEETVRELRGIGEAGIISEIDLKMELKIPEDFIPEMSQRIYFYKKISSVKELEEIEKIREEVEDRYGKVPPEFVDLLKFGEIKYLAQTKEIERIERVDSSLKLKFVNHPKFNTEKLIELVKLTKGRITPEEEVILSLKEKEKGSILDEIKNLLKSI, from the coding sequence GTGGATATTTGTTTTATTAATAAAAACAAGAGATTTAAAAATCTACTCAATCTTATTGAATCTGGAGAAAGAGGTCTTCATATATCTGGGTTAAATTCAACTGCAAAGTCTTATGTTTTGGCTATTCTTCAGAAAGAACTGAACAGGAAAATTCTCCTTATTCATCCAACTGCATTTTCCAGTGAGGAATACCTAAAAAAGATAAAACCTTTGTCAAAATTAATACTAAATAAAGAAGATGAGACATTTGTTCTTCCGCCATCAATAATCAATCCTTACCATGAACCTGCTACTCCTTGGGGAAATCTTTCTCAAAGAATGAAATTTTTCTATGCAATGCAAACCGATACAATTAGCATCGGCATAACCCCATGGATAGGGATCTTGAAGCCTTTTCTTGGGCTTAATGATGTAAGAAATCTTTTTATTGAAATTATAACTGGATATGAATATGATCGAGAAACTCTAATTAAAAAATTAAAATTTTTTGGATATAAAGAGGAAGATCTGACCACTTTAAAGGAAGAGTTTTCGTGGAGAGGAGGGATCTTAGATGTTTTTTCTCCATGGGAGAACTATCCATTCAGGATTGAGTTTGAAGATGAAATTATTCGATCTGTCAGATATTTTGACCCTTCTTCTCAGAGGTCAATAAAGAAAATTGAAGAGGCAATAATTCCTTCTTTTTTTGAAATCCCTGTTGATGAAGATTCAGTAACTAAATGGATAAAATTGTCAAATGATTACTGGGGAAATGCTTCTTTAAAGGAAAAATTAGAGGATAAAATAAATATCTTGAGAAAGGGAGAAATTTCTTCGGAATTTATCTTTCTCTTCTTGATATTAAAAGAAAAATTCATCTCACCGGATGTATTTTTCAGAGATTTTCTGTTTGTTCTTGATGAAAAAGATCAGATAGAACAGGAAATAGAAGACCATATCAAGAATGTCTCATTAAGTATTGAATCAGCAAAGAAAAACCGGGAATTAGTATTACCGATTAATTATATATTTTCTTTTGATTTTTTTAAAAACATTGAAAAAAATGGGATATTTTTTGAGGAAATTTCTCCAGGAGATAATAAATTTTATTTTAATTTTCAGACTTCTCCAAAGTATAAAGGGAATATCCCAATTTTTATTGAAGACATAAAAAGAGGGATCAGGAATGATGAAAATTACATATTTCTCATTAAATCAGAATATAAATCAAAAAGACTGCATGAAGCTTTTGAGGATTACAGTATTTTTAATTTTATTGAAAGTTCAAACAGTAAATCTAAATTGTTAATATTAAGGAATGACCTCTCAGAAGGTTTTTCTTTTTCTGAAGAAAAGATAAATATTCTCACCGAGAATGATTTGTTTGGTGAAATTGAACTTCATTTCAGAAGGTCTTATATAAAACCATTCACCTCATCTTTCAGGGATATAAAAATTGGGAATTTTATAGTTCACTCGGAGCATGGGATAGGAATTTTCAATGGGTTGAAGAATGTAAGAGTAGACAGTCAAATTCATGAGCTGATGGAAATTTTATACAGAGATGGTGATAAGCTTCTTTTACCTTTATATCGACTTGATTTGATTCATCTTTACAAGAGTGGAACCTCACCTGTTTTAGACAAACTCGGGGGTGTAACCTGGGAGAGAGTAAAGAGCAGGGTAAAAAAGGCAATCAAAGAAATGGCAGTCGAACTACTCAATCTTTATGCGATGAGAAAAACAATTAAAGGTCATGCCTATTCTGGAGATAGTATATGGCAGAGAGAATTTGAAGAATCATTTGAGTTTGAAGAAACTGAAGACCAGGAAAGAGCAATTAAAGAGATAAAAAAAGATATGGAAGCCATTTATCCTATGGATAGACTTTTATGCGGAGATGTTGGATATGGAAAGACAGAAGTGGCAATTAGAGCTGCATTCAAGGCAATTATGGATGGAAAGCAGGTTGTTCTTCTATGTCCAACCACAATTCTTGCTTTTCAGCATTATAACACTTTTAAAAAGAGATTCACGGGATATCCTGTCAGGATAGAGATGTTAAGTCGTCTTCAAAAAAAATCGGAACAGAAAAAAATAACCGATGATTTAGGAAAAGGATTGGTGGACATAGTTATAGGGACTCACAGATTACTCTCCTCTGATTTAAAATATAAAGATTTAGGTTTGTTGATTGTTGATGAAGAGCAACGATTTGGAGTCAGTCATAAAGAAAAGATAAAAAAATTGAAGACAAAAATAGATGTTTTAACAATGACAGCCACCCCAATTCCGAGGACGCTAAACATGACCTTAATGGGTATGAGAGATTTAAGCTTGATCGAGACTCCACCAAAAGACAGGCTTTCAATTCAGACGATTGTGACAAACTTTTCAAAAGAAGTAATTTATGAGGCGATCAAAAGAGAACTGGGTAGAAGAGGACAGGTGTATTTTGTCCACAACAGGATTGAAAATTTAAATGTAATTCATTCATTTTTGTCAAGATTGGTGCCAGAAGCGAAAATCGCAATCATGCATGGAAAAATGAAAGGTTCTCAAATAGAGGATATAATGATGAAATTTATAAACCACGAATATGATATATTAGTTTCGACTACTATAATAGAGAACGGCATAGATATTCCTCTTGTTAATACTCTTATAGTAAATCGTGCTGACATGTTTGGATTGGCTCAATTGTATCAGTTAAGAGGAAGGGTTGGGAGATCCGATAGACAGGCTTATGCGTATTTTCTAGCACCATCTATGAGAGCAATGAATTATGTTGCAAAGAAGAGATTGAGAGCTTTACAAGAATTCTCCGAACTGGGGTCAAGTTTCCGACTTGCTGCTATGGATCTTGAAATTCGAGGCGCTGGAAATCTTCTGGGAGAGAGGCAGCACGGGCATATTGGAGAAGTTGGTTTTGATTATTATATAAAGCTTATTGAAGAAACAGTCCGGGAACTTAGAGGAATTGGAGAAGCTGGGATAATTTCAGAAATTGATTTGAAAATGGAATTGAAGATTCCCGAGGATTTTATTCCTGAAATGAGTCAGAGAATATATTTTTACAAAAAAATATCCTCTGTAAAGGAACTTGAAGAAATAGAGAAAATAAGAGAAGAGGTGGAGGATAGATACGGAAAAGTCCCTCCTGAATTTGTAGATTTATTAAAATTTGGAGAGATTAAATACCTGGCGCAGACAAAAGAAATAGAAAGAATTGAAAGAGTGGATTCATCCTTGAAACTAAAGTTTGTAAATCATCCCAAATTTAATACAGAAAAATTGATAGAACTGGTAAAACTTACAAAAGGAAGAATTACTCCAGAAGAAGAGGTAATTTTGTCCTTAAAAGAAAAAGAGAAGGGTTCGATTCTTGATGAAATAAAGAATTTATTGAAAAGTATTTAA
- a CDS encoding ABC transporter ATP-binding protein, protein MIVIDVQNVSKIYRKYSSRYRFQTLKSALLRGTFFKELRPDEIIHALDSVSFSVKKGATLGIIGANGSGKSTLLKVIAGITKPTEGAVNVDGKVSALIELGVGFHPEISARENIYINGIMLGLSKKEISEKFDEIVKFAELEEFIDQPVKTYSSGMYMRLGFSIAINVNPDILLIDEVLAVGDAAFVPKCLDRIADFKRRQKTILFVSHDLTTVENICDEVIWLKKGKCQTKGDPKRVVDAYLKDVAQITEEKLETLHKEKEKEAEREELAPQIEEKREARWGSREVEILSVKLKSSDGEEKWVFHEGEEMRIELEVESKKKIDDFVFGIGIFNPQGMSVYGTNTNFEDFVSDHLEGRGKVTFKIKNLNLINGSYFLDVAIHKRDGYAYDYHRSLYEFRVFSRKKDIGIWRPNHSWTFSPNIKWKK, encoded by the coding sequence TTGATCGTTATTGATGTTCAGAATGTCTCTAAAATCTACAGAAAGTATTCATCAAGATATAGATTTCAAACATTAAAAAGTGCTCTATTAAGGGGCACTTTCTTTAAAGAATTAAGGCCAGATGAGATAATCCATGCTCTTGATAGTGTGAGTTTTAGTGTAAAGAAAGGAGCAACTCTCGGAATTATAGGAGCAAATGGCTCAGGAAAAAGCACACTGTTGAAGGTCATTGCGGGTATCACAAAACCAACAGAGGGTGCAGTTAATGTGGATGGTAAAGTTTCAGCTTTAATTGAATTGGGGGTAGGTTTTCATCCTGAAATTTCAGCGAGAGAAAATATATACATAAATGGCATTATGCTCGGATTGAGTAAGAAGGAAATCTCGGAAAAGTTTGATGAGATTGTTAAATTCGCAGAGCTTGAAGAATTCATAGATCAGCCAGTAAAAACTTATTCTTCTGGAATGTATATGAGACTTGGGTTTTCAATAGCAATAAACGTTAACCCTGATATTCTTTTAATAGATGAAGTTTTGGCTGTTGGAGATGCAGCTTTCGTACCAAAATGTCTTGATAGAATAGCAGATTTTAAAAGAAGACAGAAGACCATACTTTTTGTGAGTCATGACCTTACGACAGTTGAGAATATCTGCGATGAAGTGATCTGGCTAAAAAAAGGTAAATGTCAGACGAAAGGTGACCCAAAAAGGGTAGTTGATGCATATTTGAAGGATGTAGCTCAGATAACAGAGGAAAAATTGGAGACCCTTCATAAAGAAAAAGAGAAAGAAGCTGAGAGAGAAGAATTGGCTCCTCAAATAGAGGAAAAGAGAGAGGCAAGATGGGGCAGTAGAGAAGTGGAGATTCTCTCTGTGAAGTTGAAATCTTCCGATGGGGAAGAGAAGTGGGTATTTCATGAGGGCGAGGAAATGAGGATTGAGCTTGAAGTAGAATCAAAGAAAAAAATTGATGATTTTGTTTTTGGGATTGGAATTTTTAATCCTCAGGGTATGTCGGTTTATGGAACAAATACTAACTTTGAGGATTTTGTTTCTGACCATTTAGAAGGGAGAGGGAAGGTCACATTTAAAATAAAAAATCTTAACTTGATAAATGGAAGTTATTTTCTTGATGTCGCAATTCATAAAAGAGATGGATACGCGTATGATTATCACAGATCTCTATATGAATTCAGGGTATTCTCAAGGAAAAAAGATATAGGTATTTGGAGACCAAACCATTCTTGGACCTTTTCACCTAACATAAAATGGAAAAAGTAA
- the rfaE2 gene encoding D-glycero-beta-D-manno-heptose 1-phosphate adenylyltransferase, with protein sequence MEKVRSLDEIIEIKTNLKKHNKKIVFTNGCFDLIHPGHIRLFKWAESMGDILIVGVNTDDSVKVIKGKNRPIFPLNERLEILESIEYIDYLVPFDEETPLELIKNIEPDFLIKGGDYNTDQVVGRDFVESYGGRVLIFPYQKKYSTSAIIAKILNT encoded by the coding sequence ATGGAAAAAGTAAGAAGTCTTGATGAGATAATTGAAATAAAAACAAATTTAAAAAAACACAATAAAAAAATTGTTTTTACAAATGGATGTTTTGATCTGATTCACCCTGGTCACATAAGGCTTTTCAAGTGGGCTGAATCAATGGGTGATATTCTTATCGTTGGAGTTAACACCGATGATTCAGTAAAGGTCATTAAAGGAAAAAATAGACCCATATTCCCTTTGAATGAAAGATTGGAGATATTGGAATCCATTGAATACATAGACTATCTTGTCCCTTTCGATGAAGAAACACCTCTTGAGTTAATAAAGAATATCGAACCGGATTTTCTGATAAAAGGAGGAGATTATAACACAGACCAGGTTGTGGGTAGAGATTTTGTTGAGTCATATGGGGGGAGAGTTCTCATATTCCCATACCAAAAAAAATATTCAACTTCAGCAATCATCGCAAAGATATTAAACACTTGA